Proteins encoded by one window of Girardinichthys multiradiatus isolate DD_20200921_A chromosome 14, DD_fGirMul_XY1, whole genome shotgun sequence:
- the LOC124881025 gene encoding gastrula zinc finger protein XlCGF8.2DB-like has protein sequence GQKPFCCDLCGQRFSQKGSLNTHMRIHSGQKPFCCDLCGQRFSRKGHLNTHMSIHTEQKPFCCDLCGQRFSHKSSLNTHMRIHSGQKPFCCDLCGHRFSHKSSLNTHMSIHSGQKPFCCDLCGQRFSRKGHLYTHMSIHTGQKPFCCDLCGHRFSHKSSLNSHTRIHSGQKPFCCDLCGQIFSRKGHLNTHMRIHTGQKPFCCDLCGQIF, from the coding sequence ggacagaaaccgttttgttgtgatctttgtggacaaagatttagccaaaaaggaagtttaaacacacacatgagaatccacagtggacagaaacctttctgttgtgatctatgtggacaaagatttagccgaaaaggacatttaaacacacacatgagcatCCACACtgaacagaaacctttctgttgtgatctatgtggacaaagatttagccataaatcaagtttaaacacacacatgagaatccacagtggacagaaacctttctgttgtgatctatgtggacacagatttagccataaatcaagtttaaacacacacatgagcatCCACagtggacagaaacctttctgttgtgatctatgtggacaaagatttagccgaaaaggacatttatacacacacatgagcatccacactggacagaaacctttctgttgtgatctatgtggacacagatttagccataaatcaagtttaaactcACACACGAGAATCCACagtggacagaaacctttctgttgtgatctatgtggacaaatatttagccgaaaaggacatttaaacacacacatgagaatccacactggtcagaaacctttctgttgtgatctatgtggacaaatatt